A stretch of the Porites lutea chromosome 12, jaPorLute2.1, whole genome shotgun sequence genome encodes the following:
- the LOC140921947 gene encoding uncharacterized protein has translation MALSKEYTKEQLNYFRICYVTTDLLAEGLRELFKREWDNQYKSTSLGEWKDLAQNGTDFYKGESLRNQRRNAHLLATMINGNRAEWDCTMLFYAILYSDCVGPYLASTVRNNVDNLRKFRNEEFAHISQGSFREMDFQNAIGKVHVAFNALGLSTVKIDEIKNQKTFPTDELHKILKEVDDVKQDLQEKENQRQVLEEQLQKEAPSFCILPAKPTHEIESRESEVAQIAHQLRELKKANEKRLSYLYISGNPGSGKSQLAGLVAERFFDEVKEIPGTSSFVMTINAASQDSLLESYANFARQLKCPEFSVMKTLSSKDCNIEDKITNLKMLIAAKIGCYTSWLMVVDNVTKLTVVHDYLPQSGTETWARGQLLITTQDTKSIPLKSSFINHISVSQGMNPYDATSLLAKLSGVFDKELAENVAQKLDYQPLALAGAALFVKDIRQDEASKHFGWDEYLKILQKGKRETTEDTLADTNPIYPNTMTTAITLAVEAQVKSDKFFEHLFRFLSLCAPQPLNVDIAVSYLINVLEHDDKEDKEHIRRRFGRCSLLLLEEDEDGCYYIRVHQVVHDAMKWVMSDCTENQTIKVVSEAVTSFNKFIVTIPHENRTMDTMYIIPHLRALIIPINTVIIITTENMCQVHVQDISEKLSNLGKICKMHCEFNLAKTYLENSLAVCIRRLGDQNVDVASGYNDLALIHEDLASYGNLASIHKALCDLEQAKEYQQRGLAIDLKELAKEYQQRGLAIFLKKLGAEHVSVATSYSNLASIYHELGDLEQAKEYQQRALAIKLKKLGAEHVSVATSYGNLASTNRALGDLEQAKEYQQRGIAIQLKKLGAEHVSVGTSYGNLALIHQAVGDLEQAKEYQQRGLAIQLKTLGAEHASVATSYASIHQDLGDLKQAKEYQQRALAMKLKKLF, from the exons ATGGCCCTTTCAAAAGAATACACCAAAGAACAGCTGAACTACTTCAGAATTTGCTATGTAACCACTGATTTACTAGCCGAAGGCCTCAGAGAACTTTTTAAACGTGAATGGGACAATCAATACAAATCAACATCATTGGGAGAATGGAAAGATTTGGCCCAGAATGGAACGGACTTTTACAAAGGCGAGTCTCTAAGAAATCAAAGAAGAAATGCTCATCTTTTGGCCACCATGATAAACGGAAACAGAGCGGAATGGGATTGCACAATGCTGTTTTACGCCATCCTTTACTCTGATTGTGTCGGGCCCTACCTTGCATCAACAGTCAGAAACAATGTGGATAATCTTAGAAAATTTAGAAACGAGGAATTCGCCCACATATCACAGGGAAGTTTCCGTGAGATGGATTTTCAGAATGCTATTGGAAAAGTTCATGTAGCGTTTAATGCACTTGGTCTCTCTACTGTAAAAATTGATgagataaaaaatcagaaaacttTCCCAACCGACGAGTTACATAAAATTCTGAAAGAGGTTGACGATGTTAAACAAGATCTTCAAGAAAAAGAGAACCAGCGCCAGGTTCTTGAAGAGCAGCTTCAGAAAGAAGCGCCGTCATTCTGTATTCTCCCTGCTAAACCTACACACGAAATTGAAAGCCGTGAAAGTGAAGTAGCACAAATAGCCCATCAGCTAAGGGAACTAAAGAAGGCCAATGAGAAAAGGTTGAGTTATCTGTACATCTCAGGGAATCCAGGAAGTGGCAAATCACAACTAGCTGGCCTCGTAGCTGAAAGATTCTTTGATGAAGTAAAAGAAATACCAGGCACTTCGTCCTTTGTGATGACCATAAACGCTGCCAGTCAAGATTCACTTTTGGAATCATATGCCAATTTTGCTCGTCAGTTAAAGTGCCCAGAATTTTCAGTGATGAAAACCTTGAGCTCCAAGGATTGTAACATTGAAGACAAGATTACCAATCTCAAGATGCTTATTGCTGCAAAAATTGGGTGTTACACGTCGTGGCTAATGGTGGTGGACAATGTGACTAAACTGACTGTAGTACATGATTACCTACCACAGTCTGGAACCGAGACGTGGGCAAGAGGTCAGTTGTTAATTACAACCCAGGATACAAAATCCATCCCGTTAAAAAGCTCTTTCATCAATCACATTTCAGTAAGCCAAGGAATGAATCCTTACGATGCCACTTCCTTATTGGCCAAGCTTTCTGGGGTCTTCGACAAAGAGCTAGCGGAAAACGTTGCCCAGAAATTGGACTATCAGCCACTCGCTTTAGCAGGCGCGGCTTTGTTTGTCAAAGACATTCGACAGGACGAAGCATCGAAGCACTTTGGCTGGGACGAATACCTAAAGattttacaaaaaggaaaacgagAAACCACCGAGGATACCCTTGCTGATACCAACCCAATTTATCCAAATACGATGACTACAGCAATAACGTTAGCTGTCGAAGCACAAGTTAAATCCGACAAGTTTTTCGAACACCTATTCAGATTTCTTTCTCTGTGCGCACCACAACCATTAAACGTTGACATAGCGGTTAGTTACCTTATAAACGTTCTCGAACACGATGACAAAGAGGACAAGGAACACATTCGCAGGAGATTCGGAAGATGTTCACTGCTTCTTTTAGAGGAAGACGAAGATGGTTGCTACTACATTCGTGTACATCAGGTTGTGCACGACGCAATGAAATGGGTGATGAGTGACTGTACAGAGAATCAAACGATCAAGGTTGTAAGTGAAGCTGTTACATCATTTAACAAATTTATAGTCACAATTCCACACGAAAATAGAACAATGGACACTATGTACATCATTCCGCACTTACGTGCCCTTATTATACCAATTAATACAGTTATTATAATTACGACAGAAAATATGTGTCAAGTCCATGTTCAGGACATTTCTGAAAAATTGTCGAATCTTGGCAAGATATGTAAAATGCATTGTGAATTTAACTTGGCAAAGACATACTTGGAAAATTCTCTAGCTGTTTGTATCAGGCGGTTGGGTGACCAAAATGTCGATGTTGCATCCGGGTACAATGACTTAGCTTTAATTCACGAGGacttag cAAGCTACGGTAACCTAGCTTCAATTCACAAGGCCTTAtgtgaccttgaacaagcaaaggagtatcagcaacgtggtttagccatcGACCTCAAGGagcttg caaaggagtatcagcagCGTGGTTTAGCCATCTTtctcaagaagcttggtgctgaacatgtttctgttgcaacaagctacagtAACCTAGCTTCAATTTACCATGAGttaggtgaccttgaacaagcaaaggagtatcagcaacgtgctttaGCGATCAAACTTaagaagcttggtgctgaacatgtttctgttgcaacaagctacggtaaccTAGCTTCAACTAACAGGGCcttaggtgaccttgaacaagcaaaggagtatcagcaacgtggtaTAGCAATCcaactcaagaagcttggtgctgaacatgtttctgttggaACAAGCTACGGTAACCTAGCTTTAATTCACCAGGCCGtaggtgaccttgaacaagcaaaagagtatcagcaacgtggtttagccatTCAACTCAAAACGCTTGGTGCTGAACATgcttctgttgcaacaagctacg CTTCAATTCACCAGGACTTAGGTGACCTGaaacaagcaaaggagtatcagcaacgtgctttaGCCATGAAACTCAAGAAGCTTTTCTAA